A single genomic interval of Lewinellaceae bacterium harbors:
- a CDS encoding BlaI/MecI/CopY family transcriptional regulator has product MNKKMIPKPTESELEILQVLWENGPSSVRFVNDKLNEGREVGYTTTLKLMQIMADKGLASRNTDNRTHIYQAAVSEADTQKRLLQKFVSTAFRGSAMKLVMQALGNHQASPEELDEIKALIEKMESDGDENL; this is encoded by the coding sequence ATGAACAAGAAAATGATTCCCAAGCCGACAGAATCAGAGTTGGAAATCCTTCAGGTCTTATGGGAGAACGGTCCCTCCTCGGTGCGTTTTGTCAACGATAAGCTCAACGAAGGACGGGAAGTGGGCTATACCACCACGCTTAAACTGATGCAGATCATGGCCGACAAGGGGCTGGCTTCGCGCAATACCGACAACCGCACCCACATCTACCAGGCGGCGGTCAGCGAAGCGGATACGCAGAAACGGCTGCTGCAGAAATTTGTCAGCACGGCCTTTCGCGGCTCGGCCATGAAGCTGGTCATGCAGGCTTTGGGCAACCACCAGGCCTCTCCCGAAGAGCTGGATGAGATCAAAGCCCTGATTGAGAAGATGGAATCCGATGGAGACGAAAACCTGTAA
- a CDS encoding PDZ domain-containing protein, whose amino-acid sequence MKLKWTLLLTIAGLMPGLLLAQDEPGKGKQKIVIIKKYVDDDGNEVVEKIVKEGDGDEKMEWQDEDGHIVIKLNGGDVEWSSLEDLDIDVDLEGMEQQLRNIDVELEDLDGIKNLKVITEPDGEVFEWEELGDLPEELKERLENKGLRFRRLDGENFSFGPPPNKALLGVKVGQKREMVNENGEVEEVEVSEGEGAAVLDVFEGSAAEEAGIQKGDIITSVDGEAIEDFEALVETLSDKAPGDQVSVGFLREGQALTVEATLKGRDTAPSVYEFRLDDDGNDFHFFSDDDDDDDDHGKRHRKVIVIQDGNVIVEREDGDEEDAFFSEPDEAQPALELEAFEAFPNPADNQLTVRFTGVQAPVTIRLLDAAGKQVYKEFIKDFEGKYDQQIGLEGVPEGLLLLTVEQEGRVFAEKVMIARQ is encoded by the coding sequence ATGAAACTAAAGTGGACCTTATTGTTGACGATTGCCGGGCTGATGCCCGGTTTGTTGCTGGCTCAGGACGAGCCGGGAAAGGGCAAACAGAAAATTGTGATCATCAAAAAATACGTCGACGACGACGGAAATGAGGTGGTGGAAAAGATCGTAAAGGAAGGGGACGGCGACGAGAAAATGGAATGGCAGGACGAAGACGGCCACATCGTCATTAAGCTCAACGGCGGCGATGTGGAATGGAGCAGCCTGGAGGATCTCGACATCGACGTCGATCTGGAAGGCATGGAGCAGCAGCTTCGCAATATCGATGTGGAACTGGAAGATTTGGATGGGATAAAAAACCTGAAGGTCATCACCGAGCCCGATGGAGAAGTGTTCGAATGGGAGGAGCTGGGCGACTTGCCGGAAGAACTCAAGGAGCGCCTGGAAAATAAAGGTCTGCGCTTCCGGCGCCTCGACGGAGAAAACTTTTCTTTTGGCCCGCCTCCCAATAAGGCCCTGCTCGGCGTAAAGGTGGGGCAGAAAAGAGAAATGGTCAACGAGAACGGGGAAGTGGAAGAGGTGGAAGTCTCCGAGGGCGAGGGGGCTGCCGTATTGGATGTTTTTGAAGGCAGCGCCGCCGAAGAGGCGGGCATTCAGAAAGGAGATATCATCACCTCCGTCGATGGAGAGGCCATTGAAGATTTCGAAGCCCTGGTCGAAACCCTCAGCGACAAGGCGCCGGGCGACCAAGTGTCGGTCGGCTTCCTTCGGGAAGGGCAGGCGTTGACGGTGGAGGCTACCCTCAAAGGGAGAGATACTGCCCCATCGGTCTATGAATTCAGGCTGGATGATGACGGCAACGACTTTCACTTCTTCAGCGACGACGACGACGACGATGATGATCACGGCAAACGCCACCGCAAGGTGATTGTCATCCAGGATGGCAATGTGATCGTAGAGCGGGAAGATGGCGATGAAGAGGATGCTTTCTTTTCGGAGCCCGATGAAGCCCAACCAGCCCTGGAGCTCGAAGCGTTCGAAGCTTTCCCCAACCCTGCGGACAACCAGCTGACCGTGCGCTTCACCGGAGTGCAGGCGCCCGTTACCATCCGGCTGCTCGATGCCGCAGGCAAACAGGTCTACAAGGAATTCATTAAGGACTTCGAGGGCAAATACGATCAGCAGATCGGTTTGGAAGGCGTACCGGAAGGCCTGCTCCTGCTCACGGTCGAACAGGAAGGCCGTGTCTTTGCCGAAAAGGTGATGATTGCCAGGCAATAA
- a CDS encoding DUF2141 domain-containing protein translates to MISTLIQMLLALPALTLSHPASPASGVRPEDGQLIIEVGNVKEAKGTIWVGIYDSEDNYLVKEKAIVQGFKVERAGDTRFSIPGLPYGTYAVALFHDINDNGELDRNFFGIPTEPFAFSRPPRSKWRLPNFNEVSFQFHANAQRLRISLREWYD, encoded by the coding sequence ATGATCTCAACCCTGATCCAGATGCTGTTGGCCCTTCCGGCCCTAACGCTATCCCACCCCGCTTCGCCGGCTTCCGGGGTCAGGCCCGAAGATGGCCAGCTGATCATAGAAGTCGGCAATGTGAAAGAAGCCAAAGGCACTATTTGGGTAGGCATTTACGACTCTGAGGACAACTACCTGGTCAAGGAAAAGGCCATCGTCCAGGGTTTCAAAGTAGAGCGGGCCGGAGATACCCGCTTTTCTATCCCGGGATTGCCTTATGGCACCTATGCCGTCGCCCTGTTTCACGACATCAACGACAACGGAGAACTGGACCGCAACTTCTTCGGCATACCTACCGAGCCCTTCGCTTTTTCCCGGCCGCCCCGCTCAAAATGGCGCCTGCCCAATTTCAACGAAGTCTCTTTTCAGTTCCATGCCAATGCCCAACGGCTGCGGATCAGCCTCAGGGAATGGTATGATTGA
- a CDS encoding M48 family metalloprotease, with the protein MNTVYTFLTGEVAYALGWTVVHSLWQGMLIALLLAGALIGLQKRSAHFRYVLANLSMLALLLASAATFYSYYQAEGQEVATGNVEAALGATPSGTVEAGSALARLAQGLESYFEEHLPLILCIWMLGVAFFFLRLLGGIAYVQHLKHYKVEPLAETWQHSLRQLAGQLRLRRPVRLVESALVRAPMAIGYLKPVILLPVGAVNGLSPEQVEAVLAHELAHLYRRDYLFNILQSLIEALYYFNPAVWWISANIRMERENCCDDIAVALCGNSLAYAKALVKIEEASQSNPRMAMALARKGKGRLLLRVKRILNQPQNKSNIMEKFTATALLLVAVLFLSFSTSRPAEEGPDGNILEPLPRKGLELLSSLHLQDVSLAGLIRPDTLPKGKVDFHSHKNGREVKARIRDQKIVKLEIDGQEIAEGELEQYEGMVEELLNSRRQRPRPPAPPAAPAPPAAPVPPASPAPSAVPAPPAPPSPPAVPAPPAPPSPPAPAAAPAPPAPRGLFTHRNAEHITAKKQEDGSTTIIIEKADGEKIELIVSDEEDGHIVYLDGEELEDGETKVIAEESIPQLLRFRGSENSAFWFGDGNSESNDYRELMENYREERERINEDMRKAREQLRSQNSEERERILNELKAQQDKNREQTREAMELQRELMRKNREQMKQLFDAENFKFSTDGNAFLFSTEHSGIKGKTQSALEKQLLADGLIETAAAYRFELSGKGWVKVNGRKQPQATYEKYKKLWEETTGETVDEDTHFQINKKTQAR; encoded by the coding sequence ATGAATACCGTTTATACCTTCCTTACCGGCGAAGTGGCTTACGCCCTGGGGTGGACGGTGGTCCATTCGCTGTGGCAGGGCATGCTTATCGCTCTCCTGCTGGCGGGCGCCCTGATCGGCCTGCAGAAGCGTTCGGCTCATTTCCGTTATGTGCTGGCCAACCTGTCCATGCTGGCCTTATTGTTGGCTTCGGCCGCTACGTTCTACAGTTATTATCAGGCGGAGGGGCAGGAGGTGGCCACCGGCAACGTGGAAGCTGCCCTAGGCGCCACCCCCTCCGGAACAGTGGAAGCCGGATCGGCGCTGGCCCGCCTGGCTCAAGGCCTGGAGTCCTATTTCGAGGAGCACCTGCCGCTCATACTCTGTATCTGGATGTTGGGCGTGGCTTTCTTTTTCCTGCGGCTCCTGGGGGGCATTGCTTATGTACAGCACCTCAAACACTACAAAGTAGAGCCGCTTGCCGAAACCTGGCAGCACAGCCTGCGGCAACTCGCAGGACAACTTCGCCTGCGCCGCCCCGTCCGGCTCGTGGAGTCGGCCCTGGTCAGGGCGCCGATGGCCATAGGATATTTAAAGCCGGTGATCCTGCTGCCCGTTGGCGCGGTCAACGGCTTGTCGCCCGAGCAGGTGGAAGCCGTTTTGGCCCACGAGCTGGCCCACCTTTACCGGCGGGATTACCTGTTCAACATACTGCAATCGCTGATCGAAGCGCTATATTATTTTAACCCGGCTGTTTGGTGGATTTCCGCCAATATCCGGATGGAGCGGGAAAACTGCTGCGATGACATCGCGGTGGCGCTGTGCGGCAACTCCCTGGCCTACGCCAAAGCCCTGGTGAAAATCGAAGAAGCCAGCCAGAGCAACCCCCGCATGGCGATGGCCCTGGCCCGCAAGGGCAAAGGGCGCCTGCTCCTCCGGGTAAAGCGGATTCTCAACCAACCGCAAAACAAATCCAACATTATGGAAAAATTCACAGCGACAGCTTTGCTGCTGGTAGCCGTTTTATTCCTTTCCTTCAGCACCAGCCGCCCGGCAGAGGAAGGCCCGGACGGGAATATCCTGGAGCCTCTGCCCCGCAAGGGCCTGGAACTGCTGTCTTCCCTCCACCTGCAGGACGTTAGCCTGGCCGGCCTGATCCGGCCGGATACTTTGCCGAAAGGCAAGGTGGATTTCCACTCCCACAAGAATGGCAGAGAAGTAAAAGCCCGCATCCGGGATCAGAAGATCGTGAAACTGGAGATCGACGGGCAGGAAATAGCCGAAGGCGAACTGGAACAATACGAAGGCATGGTGGAAGAATTGCTCAACAGCCGCCGGCAACGCCCCCGGCCACCGGCTCCACCTGCAGCTCCCGCTCCTCCCGCGGCCCCGGTGCCGCCTGCATCCCCGGCCCCTTCAGCCGTTCCGGCGCCGCCCGCGCCCCCGTCGCCTCCCGCCGTTCCGGCGCCGCCCGCGCCCCCGTCGCCTCCCGCCCCGGCGGCGGCTCCGGCGCCACCTGCCCCCCGCGGCCTCTTCACCCATCGGAATGCCGAACACATCACCGCAAAAAAACAAGAGGATGGCAGCACAACCATCATCATAGAAAAAGCGGACGGCGAAAAGATCGAACTCATCGTCTCAGATGAAGAAGACGGCCACATCGTGTACCTCGACGGCGAAGAGTTGGAAGATGGGGAAACCAAAGTGATCGCCGAAGAGTCCATTCCCCAGCTTTTGCGCTTTAGGGGCAGTGAAAACAGTGCCTTCTGGTTTGGCGATGGCAATTCCGAAAGCAATGATTACCGGGAGTTGATGGAGAACTACCGCGAAGAGCGCGAACGCATCAATGAAGACATGAGAAAAGCCAGAGAACAACTGCGCTCTCAGAATTCGGAAGAACGGGAACGCATCCTGAACGAACTGAAAGCCCAGCAGGATAAAAACCGCGAACAAACCAGGGAGGCAATGGAACTGCAGCGCGAACTGATGCGGAAGAACCGCGAGCAGATGAAGCAACTGTTTGATGCCGAAAATTTCAAATTCAGCACGGATGGCAATGCCTTTTTATTTTCAACCGAGCATTCCGGCATTAAAGGCAAAACCCAGAGCGCCCTGGAAAAGCAACTGCTGGCCGACGGGCTGATCGAAACGGCCGCTGCCTACCGGTTCGAATTGTCTGGCAAGGGCTGGGTGAAAGTCAACGGCAGGAAACAGCCCCAGGCTACCTATGAAAAGTACAAAAAACTCTGGGAGGAAACTACCGGGGAGACGGTGGATGAGGATACCCACTTCCAGATCAATAAAAAAACGCAGGCCCGGTAA
- a CDS encoding response regulator transcription factor, which yields MKVLIIEDEKPAARRLQQLLQQQRPQTDVLAFIDSVERATQWFRSNPRPDLMFLDIQLADGLSFDIFREVEVQAPVIFTTAYDQYTLRAFKLNSVDYLLKPIDPEELERALAKFDRFFGKAPLLDTRALESLIQSFQAPEYKERFIVKAGQQLTYIQVSDIHYFYSEDGLLFAQMGDKKRHALDYTLDQLEGLLDPRAFFRLNRKAIIHINAIHKVAPYFNSRLIVELRPRPEFEVIVSRDRVNGFKNWLDK from the coding sequence ATGAAAGTGCTCATCATCGAAGATGAAAAGCCGGCGGCCCGGCGGCTTCAACAACTCCTGCAACAGCAACGCCCGCAAACCGACGTACTGGCGTTCATCGACAGCGTGGAAAGGGCCACGCAGTGGTTTCGGTCCAACCCCAGGCCGGATTTGATGTTCCTCGACATTCAGTTGGCCGACGGCCTCAGCTTCGATATTTTTCGGGAAGTAGAAGTGCAGGCCCCGGTCATTTTCACGACCGCTTACGATCAATATACACTCAGGGCCTTCAAGCTCAACAGCGTAGACTACCTGCTGAAACCCATCGACCCGGAGGAACTGGAGCGGGCGTTGGCCAAGTTCGACCGTTTTTTTGGCAAAGCCCCTCTGCTGGACACCCGCGCTTTGGAAAGCCTGATCCAATCTTTCCAGGCGCCGGAATACAAGGAGCGGTTCATCGTCAAGGCCGGCCAGCAACTCACCTATATTCAGGTAAGCGATATCCACTATTTCTATTCTGAGGACGGGCTGCTTTTCGCGCAGATGGGAGATAAAAAGCGGCATGCGCTCGATTATACCCTCGACCAACTGGAAGGCCTGCTCGACCCCAGGGCGTTCTTCCGCCTCAACCGCAAAGCCATCATCCATATCAACGCCATCCACAAAGTGGCGCCCTATTTCAACAGCCGCCTGATCGTGGAACTGCGGCCCCGGCCGGAATTCGAGGTGATCGTCAGCCGGGACAGGGTGAATGGCTTCAAGAACTGGCTGGATAAATGA